From Slackia heliotrinireducens DSM 20476:
GGATACAGGGCTGCGGAGTCGACGCCACCGGACAGAATGCGCCCAGACGCAGGCTGCGCCAGGTTGTAGGCGCGGGCCAGACGGGTCAGGCTGTCCAGAAGGATGACAACGTCCTGCCCGTCCTCCACCAGGCGTTTCGCACGCTCGATGACCAGTTCGGACACCACGATGTGGTTCTCGGTGGGCATGTCGAAGGTGGATGCGATGACCTCGCCCTTGATGGAGCGCTGCATGTCGGTGACTTCCTCGGGACGCTCGTCGACGAGCAGGCACATGAGGTGCACCTCGGGGTTGTTCACGCTGATAGCAGCGGCGATATCCTTCAGGATGGTGGTCTTGCCGGCCTTCGGAGGCGACACGATCAGACCGCGCTGGCCCTTGCCGATGGGCGACACCAAATCGATGACGCGGGCCGTGGTGGTATTGCGGCCGTGCTCCATCTTGAGAATCTCGTCCGGGAACACCGGGGTCAGATCGCCGAAGCGCGGACGTCCCGCAAGGTCGTCCAGGGACTTGCCGTTGACGGAGTGGATGGTCTGCAACGCGGCATACTTGTCGTTGTCGCGCGCCGGACGCGTCTGCCCCTTGACGTAGTCGCCTTTGCGCAGGCCGTTGCGGCGGATGAGTGCCGTGCCAACGTAGATGTCGTTCTCACCGGGCAGATAGCCGCCGGTGCGCAGGAATCCGTACCCGTCCTGGAGGATATCCAGAATGCCCTCGACCTCGAAGATGCCTTCAGCCTTCTTCGTGGCTTCGAACACGGCCTCCACCAAAGACGCCTTCTTCAACCCAGCGAAATCGACGCCGAGCAGCTCGGCCTTCTCACGCAGCTCGGCCACCTTGAGCTCGTTGAGCTCTTCCAGAGAGACGGAGGGGCCGGTGGGCTGGGCGTTGTTGCGGCGCTGGCGGCGCTGCTGCTTGCCGTTTTGCTGCTGTTTGTTGTTCTGCTTGCCCTGCTGCTTGTTCTGCTTGTTTTGTTTCTGGAACTGCTGGCGCTTGCCGTCGGAGGAATCCGCAGCGGGCTGCGATTCGCCCTGGGCCTGCGCATCTGCAGCGGCTTCGGAGCTCTTGGTTTCGACGGTGTGGGCGCGCGCACGGGGGCGGCGCTTGGGCAGCGGCCGCTCTTCGGCCTCGGCCTCGGCAGCGGTGGGAGCAGGGGCGACGTCGGCGGAGTCGGCTGCAGTTTCGGGCTGGGCTGCAGGC
This genomic window contains:
- the rho gene encoding transcription termination factor Rho; protein product: MSDNLTPEETAPEAVEAPKKRTARRTAKKTAEAVPEATTQEVSADAEPVKKPRRRTVKKADEASAAETPATEAPAEEAPKRRGRPRKAVAEPATAPAAEAPATETPAEEAPKRRGRPRKTAVKENPTAEAAPEAAPEVAPEAAPAMAEPAAQPETAADSADVAPAPTAAEAEAEERPLPKRRPRARAHTVETKSSEAAADAQAQGESQPAADSSDGKRQQFQKQNKQNKQQGKQNNKQQQNGKQQRRQRRNNAQPTGPSVSLEELNELKVAELREKAELLGVDFAGLKKASLVEAVFEATKKAEGIFEVEGILDILQDGYGFLRTGGYLPGENDIYVGTALIRRNGLRKGDYVKGQTRPARDNDKYAALQTIHSVNGKSLDDLAGRPRFGDLTPVFPDEILKMEHGRNTTTARVIDLVSPIGKGQRGLIVSPPKAGKTTILKDIAAAISVNNPEVHLMCLLVDERPEEVTDMQRSIKGEVIASTFDMPTENHIVVSELVIERAKRLVEDGQDVVILLDSLTRLARAYNLAQPASGRILSGGVDSAALYPPKKFLGAARNIEGGGSLTILASALIETGSKMDEVIFEEFKGTGNMELKLDRNLADRRIFPAIDPVQSGTRKEDLLLNPQEAPLIWAVRRILANMNNTERATDMLIKSLRQTKDNQEFLIRTAKKAQTTRNMDNMEL